The following are encoded in a window of Bacillota bacterium genomic DNA:
- the rpoC gene encoding DNA-directed RNA polymerase subunit beta' translates to MLDVNNFDKIRIGLASPEQIRQWSSGEVKKPETINYRTLKPEREGLFCEKIFGPTRDWECHCGKYKRVRYKGIVCDKCGVEVTRSKVRRERLGHIELAAPVTHIWYFKGIPSRMGLLLDMSPRALEKVVYFASYIVIDPGDTPLTKKQLLSEAEYREYRERFGNLFEAGMGAEAIKKLLEEIDLDELAEELRAEIRDSSGQKRLRATRRLEVVEAFRKSGNRPERMVLDVIPVIPPDLRPMVQLDGGRFATSDLNDLYRRVINRNNRLKRLLELKAPDIIVRNEKRMLQEAVDALIDNGRRGRPVTGPGSRPLKSLSDMLKGKQGRFRQNLLGKRVDYSGRSVIVVGPELKLHQCGLPKEMALELFKPFVMKKLVDRGYAHNIKSAKRMVERVRDEVWDVLEEVIKDHPVLLNRAPTLHRLGIQAFEPVLVEGKAIKIHPLVCAAYNADFDGDQMAVHVPLSAEAQAEARLLMLSVNNLLSPAHGKPIATPGQDLVLGCYYLTLEQQGAKGEGKIFGSPDEAMMAYSEGAVSLHARVAVRMPAGKNVLGMSEEDKKRKLLVTTVGKLIFNTIFPDDFPYINDAVENAVDETVFTGTIIDVQGGKPLTAWMQEAPTTRPTSKGFLAQLVAMCQRKYGNTKTAEILDNLKRIGYRYATQSGTTVGIEDINIPPEKQEIIRETEKKVEAIEQQHKRGLITSDERYQLVIDRWTEAREKVQEAMLAHLDKFNPVYMMATSGARGNISQLSQLAGMRGLVADPSGRTIDFPIKANFREGLTVLEYFSSTHGTRKGLADTALRTADSGYLTRRLVDVAQDVIVREEDCGTDDGIVVSAIRQGDDVVETLRERALGRVAAEDIVHPKTGEVIVKAGEEILEEHAKAIDLAGIEEVKVRSPLTCRTRCGVCARCYGRNLATGRMVEVGEAVGIIAAQSIGEPGTQLTMRTFHTGGVAGDDITHGLPRVEELFEARKPKGQAIISEVDGVVRITEAKGTRKVIVRTDEGEEKVYTVPYGARLEVKDGDRVYAGDQITEGSLNPHDILRVKGVRAVQNYLVRQVQDVYRSQGVEINDKHIEVVIRQMLRKVRVDDPGDTDLLMGGLVDMFDFEDENRRVVEAGGRPATARPVILGITKASLATDSFLSAASFQETTRVLTEASIKGRTDPLIGLKENVIIGKLIPAGTGMARYRNVKLLLPEEVRIGEEEAAPVEAVTEPTEPVGPEAGVEAETGKDGEAETPGEAEAAERSDLLEDVYDAGGPTLESVGTAPGATSEALGELSQAEASAETKDGAGHGEA, encoded by the coding sequence GTGCTAGACGTCAACAACTTCGACAAGATCCGTATTGGCCTCGCGTCCCCTGAGCAGATCAGGCAATGGTCGAGTGGCGAGGTGAAGAAGCCGGAGACGATCAACTACCGGACGCTCAAGCCCGAGCGCGAGGGACTTTTCTGCGAGAAGATCTTCGGGCCCACCAGGGACTGGGAGTGCCATTGCGGCAAGTACAAGAGGGTCCGGTACAAGGGAATCGTCTGCGACAAGTGTGGCGTCGAGGTGACCCGTTCCAAGGTGCGGCGTGAGCGTCTCGGCCACATCGAGCTCGCGGCGCCTGTGACGCACATATGGTACTTTAAAGGTATCCCCAGCCGGATGGGCTTGCTCCTCGATATGTCTCCGCGCGCCCTCGAGAAGGTCGTTTACTTCGCGTCCTACATCGTGATCGACCCGGGAGACACTCCGCTCACAAAGAAGCAGTTGCTTTCGGAGGCGGAGTACCGCGAGTACCGCGAGCGATTCGGAAACCTGTTCGAGGCTGGCATGGGCGCGGAAGCCATAAAGAAGCTGCTCGAGGAGATCGACCTCGACGAGCTCGCGGAGGAGTTGCGCGCCGAGATACGTGATTCCTCAGGCCAGAAGAGGCTGCGGGCCACAAGGCGCCTCGAGGTCGTGGAGGCGTTTCGCAAGTCCGGAAACCGGCCGGAGAGGATGGTCCTCGACGTCATCCCGGTGATCCCCCCTGACCTCCGTCCGATGGTGCAGCTGGACGGCGGGAGGTTCGCCACCTCAGACCTCAACGACCTTTACAGGAGGGTCATCAACAGGAACAACCGTCTGAAGAGGCTTCTGGAGCTCAAGGCGCCCGACATCATCGTGAGAAACGAAAAGCGCATGCTTCAGGAGGCCGTGGACGCCCTCATCGACAACGGGCGGCGCGGGCGGCCGGTTACCGGCCCAGGAAGCCGTCCTCTCAAGTCCCTTTCGGACATGCTCAAAGGGAAGCAGGGGCGTTTCCGCCAGAACCTCCTCGGCAAGCGCGTTGACTACTCGGGTCGGTCGGTCATCGTTGTCGGGCCTGAGCTCAAGCTTCACCAGTGCGGCCTTCCCAAGGAGATGGCGCTGGAGCTCTTCAAGCCCTTCGTCATGAAGAAGCTGGTGGACCGGGGTTACGCCCACAACATCAAGAGCGCCAAACGGATGGTGGAGAGGGTCCGCGATGAGGTGTGGGACGTGCTCGAGGAGGTCATCAAGGACCACCCGGTGCTCCTAAACCGCGCGCCGACCCTGCACCGCCTGGGCATCCAGGCGTTCGAGCCCGTGCTCGTCGAGGGCAAGGCCATAAAGATCCACCCGCTGGTGTGCGCGGCGTACAACGCGGACTTTGACGGCGACCAGATGGCTGTGCATGTGCCGCTTTCCGCGGAGGCGCAGGCCGAGGCGAGGCTTCTGATGCTCTCGGTGAACAACCTCCTGTCGCCCGCGCACGGCAAGCCCATTGCTACTCCCGGGCAGGACCTGGTTCTCGGCTGTTACTACCTGACGTTGGAGCAACAGGGCGCGAAAGGCGAGGGCAAGATCTTCGGCAGCCCCGACGAGGCGATGATGGCGTATAGTGAGGGCGCTGTGTCGCTGCATGCGCGCGTAGCTGTGAGGATGCCTGCGGGGAAGAACGTCCTCGGCATGAGCGAGGAAGACAAGAAGAGGAAGCTTCTCGTCACCACAGTCGGGAAGCTCATCTTCAACACGATATTCCCGGACGACTTCCCGTACATCAATGACGCCGTGGAGAACGCGGTGGACGAAACGGTGTTCACCGGAACCATCATTGATGTGCAGGGGGGCAAGCCGCTCACAGCCTGGATGCAGGAGGCTCCCACCACTCGGCCGACGAGCAAGGGCTTCCTCGCGCAGCTGGTGGCGATGTGCCAGCGCAAGTACGGGAACACGAAGACCGCGGAGATCCTCGATAACCTGAAGCGGATCGGGTACCGGTACGCGACGCAGTCCGGAACGACCGTGGGCATCGAGGATATCAATATACCCCCGGAGAAGCAAGAGATCATCCGGGAGACCGAAAAGAAGGTCGAGGCCATCGAGCAGCAGCATAAGCGGGGGCTCATCACGAGCGACGAGCGGTACCAGCTGGTGATCGACCGCTGGACCGAGGCGCGCGAGAAGGTCCAGGAGGCCATGCTGGCCCACCTCGACAAGTTCAATCCGGTTTACATGATGGCGACCTCCGGTGCCCGAGGCAACATCTCGCAGCTCAGCCAGCTTGCAGGCATGAGGGGGCTGGTGGCTGACCCGTCGGGACGGACCATTGACTTCCCGATCAAAGCCAACTTCCGTGAGGGTCTGACAGTGCTCGAGTACTTCAGCTCAACCCACGGCACACGCAAGGGTCTTGCGGACACGGCGCTCCGGACCGCCGACTCTGGCTATCTGACTCGGCGTCTCGTGGACGTGGCTCAGGACGTGATCGTCCGCGAGGAAGACTGCGGGACCGACGATGGCATAGTGGTCAGCGCCATCCGGCAGGGCGATGATGTGGTCGAGACCCTGCGTGAGCGAGCCCTGGGCCGGGTCGCCGCCGAGGACATCGTGCACCCCAAGACCGGCGAGGTGATCGTGAAGGCGGGCGAGGAGATCCTCGAGGAGCATGCCAAGGCGATAGACCTTGCGGGCATCGAGGAGGTCAAGGTGCGCTCGCCGCTTACCTGCCGCACCAGGTGTGGTGTGTGCGCGAGGTGCTACGGCCGCAACCTTGCAACCGGAAGGATGGTTGAGGTGGGCGAGGCCGTCGGCATTATCGCAGCTCAGTCCATCGGCGAGCCCGGCACGCAGCTCACCATGAGGACGTTCCACACTGGCGGCGTGGCAGGCGACGACATCACCCATGGTCTGCCGCGGGTGGAGGAGCTCTTCGAGGCCCGGAAGCCCAAGGGCCAGGCGATCATTAGCGAAGTGGACGGCGTGGTGCGTATCACGGAGGCCAAGGGCACGCGGAAGGTTATCGTTCGTACCGATGAGGGCGAGGAAAAGGTGTATACGGTGCCCTACGGCGCGCGGCTCGAGGTCAAGGACGGCGACAGGGTGTACGCGGGCGACCAGATCACCGAGGGGTCATTGAATCCCCATGACATCCTGAGGGTCAAAGGCGTCCGGGCCGTGCAGAACTACCTAGTGCGCCAGGTGCAGGATGTCTACAGGTCGCAGGGAGTGGAGATCAACGACAAACACATAGAGGTGGTCATCCGCCAGATGCTTCGCAAGGTGCGTGTGGATGACCCGGGCGACACCGACCTTCTCATGGGCGGGCTTGTGGACATGTTCGATTTCGAGGACGAGAACCGGCGGGTTGTGGAGGCTGGCGGCCGTCCGGCCACGGCGAGGCCGGTGATCCTCGGGATCACGAAGGCGTCCCTCGCGACCGACAGCTTCTTGTCGGCGGCGTCGTTCCAGGAAACGACGCGGGTGCTCACCGAGGCGTCGATCAAGGGGCGCACCGATCCCCTGATCGGGCTGAAGGAAAACGTGATTATAGGAAAGCTCATCCCCGCCGGGACCGGGATGGCCCGCTACCGGAACGTCAAGCTTTTGTTGCCTGAGGAAGTCCGGATAGGCGAGGAGGAGGCCGCCCCAGTCGAAGCGGTGACGGAGCCCACGGAACCTGTCGGGCCTGAGGCAGGCGTCGAGGCTGAGACAGGCAAGGATGGCGAGGCGGAGACGCCGGGAGAGGCTGAAGCCGCCGAGAGATCGGATCTCCTCGAGGACGTGTACGACGCTGGCGGTCCCACCTTAGAGTCAGTAGGCACTGCGCCCGGGGCGACGAGCGAGGCACTCGGGGAGCTTTCACAGGCGGAGGCAAGTGCCGAGACGAAGGACGGCGCCGGGCACGGTGAGGCGTGA